The following nucleotide sequence is from Drosophila takahashii strain IR98-3 E-12201 chromosome 3L, DtakHiC1v2, whole genome shotgun sequence.
AGTAGCTATTTCTATGAAAGGCTGAGATTCTTGCTGTTGCCCATTTTATCTTCAGTTCAGTTGCAGGTGCCTCCGCTAGGGGTCGAACATACGTTTCAATTAAACTAGTCAGTTCTCGATCTTGAGTGTACGCATTGAACAATGGATAAGGCTGAGGCAAGCATTCCCAACGAAGCAGGTCCATCCCAAGTAGAAGTCAATGACGCAAAACTTGTTAAATTACGAGTTCAGCGGACAACGATAGAGCGCAATATCAAGAATCTTAAAGGTCGTGTTCTCACTCTTGGGGCATCCGTTGAACCCACAGTGCTGGAGTGCAATTTGCAAATAGTTGAAAATTACTTTCGTACATTATGTCAGATTCAGTCAAACATCGAGGAAATTTACTGCATCGACACGGGGAGGGCGCAAGTGGAGGAAATCTTCATTGATGCAAAATCAACAATTACACAGCTCATAAATAAGAAGCGTAAAACCAGCCTCGTTGGAGACGATCCAAGTTTTCTGAACTCCACTGGCAACACAACGCACCACAGCCGATTACCTAACATCAAGTTGCCCAGTTTCGATGGGACTTATTCTCAATACAAACGGTTCATCAGCGCGTTCTCCAACCTTGTTGATCAGGATTCAGGCATCGCCACCATTGATAAATTTAACTATCTCCTCAATTGTCTGGCTGGCCCAGCTTTAGAAGTTGTTCAACCTTTTCAAATCACTGAACAAAACTACCCAAAAGCCCTAACCCAGTTGAAGGCACGATATGATAAtgatgtattaatttttttggactaCATTTCTAGTTTTTTCGCTTTATCCACATTAAAGAAACCAGATGCATCACAGCTTCAAAGACTTATACATTCAGCCGCAGCTATAAGAGGTTCTCTACTGTCATTAGGGTCAGCAGAAGATGTGATGAACGCAATTTTTATTCACATTCTACTCTCCAAGGTCGATTCTGATACCAAACTGTATTACGATGAAAAACTGACGTTTGAGGCTTTGCCATCATGGGAAACCTGCTGCAAACTCTTAACTCATAGGTGCCAATTCTTGGAGAGCCGTTCCAAAGGGAAGGAACTAGCAGACTCGCACGAGTCAAATCATAAACAAAGGCCTACTCAAACATCGAAGGCTTACATCACAACCAGTGCAAAATGCGAATATTGCAGGGCATCCGATCACTACATATCGAATTGTCAAACGTTTTCCGTTCTTCTTTTGGACCTGCGAAGAGATTGGGTCAGGAAACGGGGACTTTGTTTAAACTGCTTGCGTCCTAATCACAACAAAAAGCAGTGTCAATCGAAATCGCGCTGTAAAATTTGTCGCTCCGCTCATCATTCACTTCTTCACAACTTTTCGCCTGGAGTTTCAACACAATCCAGCGATCAGGTCCATCGCACGGGAGAATCGCCTCCGTCAACGGTGCAGCCACACCTTTCATTAGTGGTGCGAGCAGCTAAACTCGGTATACTTCCCACAGCAGTGGTCCAAGTCAAGGACAAACTCGGGGAACTTCATTATATTCGCGCCATGCTTGACTCCTGTTCTGAAGTCAATCTGATCACTGAAGAAACAGCCAAGCTtttgaatttggaaaaattcaaGGTATCTCAAGAAGTTTGCGGAATTTCAGATACGTGTCAACCCATTAAGTATAACGTTATAGCGACACTAAAATCACGCCTTTCTGAATTTGAATGGACTTCCACGTTTGCggtaataaattcaatatgcACGCACCAACCTAGCAGCACCATTGGAATTCAAGATTGGAAGCTACCAACTAATGTCAATCTAGCCGACCCGCACTTTTTCCAGTCGACCAAGGTGCATATGCTTATCAGTACCGAAGGGTTTTTCGAAGCATTAAAAAATGGAAAGCATTCTCTTGGGTTTGGCAAGCCTAGTTTAATCAATACAGAATTCGGTTGGGTAGTAGGAGGGAATATCACATCAGCTCCAACAGTGTTTAAAGCCTTTCATTGCACACTTCACGAAAATCGCGCTGACACCGACACAATTTTAGATCGTTTTTGGAAAATCGAAGAGTATTGTACCTCTCCTCCTACATTTACGGATGAAGAGCAAGCGTGTGAAGATCATTTCATACAAAACGTATCCATTTTAGTCGACGGACGGATTCAAGTGCGCCTTCCATTCAGCAATTCAAGTGCAGGTTTGGGTAATTCATTCAACATGGCTCAGAATCGTTTCTCAATGCTTGAGCGAAGACTTAACCGCTGTCCCGAATTAAAGGAAGGCTACGTAAACTTTATGAAAGAGTACGAGGCTTTGGGGCACATGTCGCCTCTTCAATCATTCGATTCCAACATGCGACACTTTTTTATTCCGCATCATTGCGTACATAGACCCCAAAGCCTATCGACCAAACTTCGCGTTGTCTTCGACGGATCAGCAAAATCAACCTCGGGCAAATCACTAAACGATCTTTTACTCTGCGGACCGACAATTCAGCAGGATCTCATCACCACAGTTTTAGCTTTTAGACTACACCGGTTCGTTCTCACCGGTGATATCACTAAAATGTATCGCCAATTCATGATCGATCCCCGTGACCGATTATTCCAGCTAATCCTGTGGAGGGAAAACCCAACAGATCCAATGAAAGTATACCAATTAAACACCGTGACATACGGCCTATCATCAGCTCCGTTTTTAGCTATCCGAAGTTTACAATATTTAGCAAGCGAATCAAGGTCAGAATTTCCCGCAGGAGCTTCAGTTTTGTGCAACGATCTTTACGTAGACGACCTCCTGACAGGTGCTGATACGGTAGAAGAATTACTGGAAAAGAAAAGACAGGTCGTACAAATATTGAGGAAGGGAAACATGAGCATGTCGAAGTTCAACAGCAACTCGCACATCATCGGAGGCTTATCAGCAACGGAAGTCGCCATCAAgtttgaagaagaagaaatcaCCAAAGCCCTTGGATTGTCGTGGCAGCCTCAAAAGGACTACTTCGTATACAGATACGACTTATCGTCAGACAACACGTTTACTAAGCGAATTGTTTTGTCTACTATCGCAAGTCTCTTTGACGCACTAGGATTACTCAGTCCCGTAACCATACGATGTAAAATCCTGTTGCAAGACCTGCACATTCTCAAACTTGGATGGGACGAGCCACTCCCGGATACACAAAATGAATTGTGGAGTGATTTAAGAAACGATTTGAAAGATACACCCAAACTGAAATTTCCTCGATACATGCACACGTCTCCGTCAGAGCCGTGCGAAGTTCATGGATTCGCGGACGCATCCGAGCGAGCTTATGGCTGCTGTATATACATTCGAGTAAAATTAGGAAATACAGTTCACACAAATTTACTTATCGGAAAATCCAAAGTAGCTCCTATTACCGTTATATCTCTACCAAAGCTAGAATTATGTGCAGCAGTCCTGCTAAATGCAACGTTTCGAAAATTTCAGAATAAGCTCTCTCCATACGTCAACAAGATTTACTTCTGGACGGACTCAAAGATCGTTCTTCAATGGATGACGATGCATGCTTCAAAACTGAACTGTTTTGTAGCAAACAGAGTTTCAGAGCTGCAGCAGCACAGCGCAGATGTCGAATGGAGACATGTACCGTCAGCAAAGAACCCCGCGGACATTGTTTCGAGAGGTTGTCGCACTTCTGACCTGTTAACTAACACTTGGTTAACCGGCccagaatttttgaaactgCCATCCGAGGAATGGCCGAGTCTCTGTATTTCCGCACCATCATCTATCGAAGTACGAAAAAGAGCACTAGTCATATGCAACGAACCATCGACCTGCCATGTAGGGACGTCAGTTGGGAGTCAAAAAGTTAACGTTGATGGCTCTAAGGAACAGGTAAATTCAAAATCTGATGTTTTAGATTCGATCATAGACTACGTCATCAACAAGTCCTCATCGTACGTTCGAATACTACGAGTATTGTCATACATTTATAGAACATTTAACAGAGTCGTACCAGATCGTAAACTCAAGGTAAAGGAAATTTTGCATATATCTGCATCTGAGCTAAACGTTACGTTCTGGCGTATTATAGGGCACATACAGCAGTCAGCCTTTCATGAGGAATTGAAGTTActagcaaaaaataaatctctaAAGCCACACTTACAGGGTCTCGCTCCATTTATTCATATGATGGAATTAGATAGTGTCAGTGTCAATGTGGTAAGGGTAGGCGGGCGATTAGCAAGATCAGCGTTGTCATTTGAAGCAAAATTTCCAGCAATCGTTCCACGAAACCATCGTTTCATTCAGCTGTTTATAGAATTCCTTCATAGGAAAAATCTACatgcaaattcaaaaatactcATTTCTCTTTCTCGAGAAAAGTTATGGATTGTCAACGCCAGAGTTCTAACTCGTCAGGTCGTCCGGAACTGCACGCATTGTTTTCATTACAAGCCAAGACTTACACAACAAATTATGGGGAATCTGCCTCCTGACCGACTTCACGCGGAACGCCCTTTTTCAATTGCAGGGGTGGATTTCTGTGGCCCATTTCAAACGTGTTATAAAATACGTGGCAAGCGACCATATAAAACATATGCGTCGATATTCATTTGCTTTGCTACGAAAGCTGTACACATTGAGGTGGTGTCTGAGTTATCAActaatgcatttttattatgtCTTCGAAGATTCATCGGACGTCGGGGCCTGCCTTCGAAACTGTACTGCGATAATGCTACCAATTTCTGTGGTGCAGCAAGGAAAATGGACGAATTCAAGCAACAGTTTTTCAGTACAGAGGTCATCGACGATCTTCACTCCTTCAGTGCGGTTAAAGGATTTGACTTTAACTTCATTCCGCCTCGAGCCCCACATTTCGGGGGGCTCTGGGAAGCCGCTGTGAAGTCAGCCAAAACCCTTTTACTGAAGAACATATCGGAGGCCAATCTCACATACGAAGAGCTGGAGACAACGTTTGCTGAAATAGAGGCAATTCTCAATTCCAGGCCAATTGCCCCTCAATCAGATGATCCTAACGACGGAATCGCTCTAACGCCAGCTCATTTTCTGGTTGGTTCATCACTGTTGGCTGCTCCAGACGAGCGCATCTTCAAACCACAGTCCACCACCCAGCTAAGTTATCTGGATCGATGGCAAAGGGTAACGTTTCTCAAGCAGCAGTTCTGGAGTATGTGGCAGCGGGATTACATACACACCCTACAGCGTCGAGGAAAATGGAATACTCAACAAGCAAACATCAAACCGGGCCAACTTGTCATCATACATGAGGATAACACACCACCACAACATTGGATTCTCGCTCGCGTCGTTTCCGCAATCCCAGGAAAGGACGGGAAGGTTCGAGTTGTGGATCTACAAACTTCAAAGAACGTGCTGCGACGCCCAATTCATAAAATTGCTCCTCTTCCAATGGAATAGTTGAAAGATCATAGATCCTGCAACGGGGGGAGTATGTTTGGGGAACACCCTGTTCTTTTGGTTTGTGAATAGACTAAGGTTGAAATCTGAAGTTAACGtcattttaagtaaaaatgtTAGTATTTAATATGAACGCCGCGGTCCAGAGAAAGCTTACTAAGCGATCTCTTTTTTGTAATAACGATATCTGGCCACTCTACTCGTGGAAATAAATTGGAAACAACGTGAATTATTGAAAACGCAACGAAAACGAGTTCTATATTGGAAACCTAACTCATCCTTTGGCTACATTGCTGTTAGCAATTCCCTCCAGAGCAAGGTCTGGAAACAAcaactaaaataaagcaaccggaatttgtctgaatgcatttggactacacatggtctagaaaatttgtgcaagttgaaaaaatgattaatacaaaactagtaaaaaataaacttgtctcggactagtacctttctgacaaaaaaaaccttaaaaatatttaactggtagaacaaatacatgttagggtctagttaaaaggcaactggaatttaactagttgcaaataaaacacatatgatccaaaaatatagcctagagtgtaaatgtcttgggaaatttaacactaaacaaatcaaacactcaaggtcctcggttcaatccccagtctctgtacattttttttgtgtcacactaaaattcataaacctcgTTAGGgcaatacaaaatgtgatgcgtgtatggctcaatcagttagtgtgtctacaaatccaaaggtcccgggttcaagtcctagagagggcgacttgcctcaaaaaagtaagtttgttttaattccatttaattatcatttactgtatttgattacataataattatcagaaattctctaaggaccgcgcctattgattggatactaaattaggagagcgtcaagttaggcatcgtcaagtactagtgaaattcaatcacttgatggtttagagattaatttttagttttttcgtgaaaatatttttttcagtgtagtttaacagctgtaaccttaaattggttaacagtaactagtgcaaaactagtagcaaatggactagttgtttccgacgacaagcatatgaaaaatggaccacttcgttacaaggaaatggacataactttaactagttaaccttcttgacccaactagtatataaatggtccaaaactgattccgtttcctgcagggttgtttcaaaagggtgccacgccccctctaacgcccacaatcgcttagtaaaaatgcagttttattgtattaccttttaatttagatttttaattttaatttttaaccttgaaattttaatattaatactgACAAGCTCAGTTAAAATTTTCTtactttaaacttttaattaattggttTGATTTGCATTTCCTTTTGTTATTCACTTATTCACTATCTCACTTAACTTAACTTGGTGTGGCTACTCCTCCCGATGGTCCGGATGTCTTCCTTTTTGTCGCCTACTACTACAATAATTTCGTGAAGGAGTCCCTTTGAATTTTACCTAAAGTTGGGCCAGCGGAGTTGCACAGTAAATATAATTTGCGCGGATCGAACTTAATCAGATTTCCTCAATTTTAGAGCTGCGCGAATTAATTTTGCACTTTATCGAACTTAATCGGTTTTCCTCGCGCTggtccctgttcgggcgccagTTATCTTCCAGGATATTAAATTTCGActgtatcgatattttcgatactttatcattatcgtatcgataatatcgtatcgataataaggaaagcaaagacaaattaaaaacaattatataattctgttaataccacgtattattattatatacatgcataatacacttgcattattattaatattattattagaaaaaatcgaggttaatttatttaattttaatttccggttttcattattaaaatgcaatttcagaCTAAAGGATCCTCTTTTAAGAACTcgtggtttatttattttagatcattgagttgagttgcgtcACATGTCTAGAAAGACACCTATTCTTAGTCAAAGACATTCAcggcttcttaagaatttttttaataaaacaaacctttgttccataccattttttggtactaaagaaga
It contains:
- the LOC138913011 gene encoding uncharacterized protein, with translation MDEFKQQFFSTEVIDDLHSFSAVKGFDFNFIPPRAPHFGGLWEAAVKSAKTLLLKNISEANLTYEELETTFAEIEAILNSRPIAPQSDDPNDGIALTPAHFLVGSSLLAAPDERIFKPQSTTQLSYLDRWQRVTFLKQQFWSMWQRDYIHTLQRRGKWNTQQANIKPGQLVIIHEDNTPPQHWILARVVSAIPGKDGKVRVVDLQTSKNVLRRPIHKIAPLPME